In Chanodichthys erythropterus isolate Z2021 chromosome 20, ASM2448905v1, whole genome shotgun sequence, the genomic stretch GAAGCCAGTGTTCCTTGAAGCACCACTGGATAGTTTGTTTCtaaataactttaaaataatCTCCTGTGGCATCATAACTTAAAATATTTCTTCTATATGGCATCATTTATATGTCTTATTATAGACCAGAAAATGATCAAAAGGGTCCCTGacatattaaatattgttgACTGTCAGATTGGGAATTAAGAAATCAAATCAGACCAACATTGTtcacaataatgttttttaatcaGGGACACACTCCTGATGTGCTTAACACACATTTGGTCAAATAATTCAATCAAGCATGTCTCAGAAACAGTGTAAATATCCATCACTATTTCCTAAGCATTTGATCAATGACCGTCTAATAGGCTAACAGAATCAGCTTATTTCATACAGTTAATAACAGACATCTAGCTCAACTTATTTGCAGTGCAAGTCCTATTAAATCACACAACAAACTAGTTGATTCTCAGGTCCATCTCAAAAACAATGGTTcggacaaaaataaaataaagctacCACTTAAAATTCCCAGAaacgtttttccttttttaaaaaaaagtcactgtttTGTTTCCAAACTCAGCAGAGGAAAGCTTATTAGTTTATCATACTTTCCCCCATCAGTCTAGTCTCTGATCCTACACAACCACCAAAGACTTCCCAATATTTCTGCTGTCTTTGTCTGTGGACAGCTCAGAACGCTTAAAGCACAGGAACGCCTCGCAGTGAACCCCTGGACTGCAGATAACGCACACGAACATCACACATCCCCTGCACGTCATTTCACTTTCACATTGGCTCAAGCGCGACCAATATTAGCTACGCCTTTCTCAGTCAGTTCTTTTCAAACATCCGATGTCCCAAGTCCTCCTGCTGCAAGCTGCGGCTACGTCCTGCGGCGCTTGGCTCCTCCAGGACTGGAGGGGTTGCTGGAGTTCATCACCTTCTCCACGGCTCGGCTCCTCTTCCTCTTTTCCCCGGCTGATTCTTTCGACCCGCTGCCCGTCTCACCGGAGCCCCCCCTCTCGGcccgctctctctctttctcgcgCCCGCTGCCCGACCTCTCTGACATCTTCACGGAGGAATTGCTGCCTGAAGAAGGGAGAaggaatgagaaaaaaaaaaaagagtgggaTAAGGGAACGCAAAGAACAAAGcattaataatataacaaaagaaacaaaagaaaagcaaaaaaaaaaggaaacgctatattttagtgtccttgttacatgaACTTGCTGtagtaataacaataaattatgcataattacatgcaactaccctaaaccaaaccctaatcttaaccctacagtaagtacatgtattGAAGCGTTATTACtaagtacttaaatgtataattacactgtaataaggacaccttaaaataaagtaaaaccaAATAAAATGGTTATTTCCACCAAATTTCCATCATAATTAAAAAGTGTtgtgtgtaatttctgcaccACTAGACTACATTAAATGAAGACTGACATTAGTTTAACCAATAGTAAAAGTTAGTGGCAGAACAACCTGTTTGCCCAAACAATGGAAGACAGAGAGGGGAAATTGTGCAGAAAACAAGCATTGATTTTACAATATAGTTTGGTGATGCTAGTCacacagaaattacacacttcacctttaaattcACGTCCAAAATACTGGCATTTATAGTTTGGACAATCAGTTTTCTCTAATCTAAAAACCATGAATGTATCCTCCAATCCAAATATGTCCTTCCATTAACAAGTGTTCAGAGAAAGGTCAACCACGATTACATAACCAGCTTTACGTAATGTGCTGTCATGTCAAAACACAATTTGCCTTCTTAAGAATTCAAGTATTTTAAGCTCCAAGAATGTGCTGACTTCCTAAATAGACTTCCTAATAATCTCTTCAAGAAAATAAACTTTTGAAATTGGGAGTATTGATATGATTAAATTCATTAACCACAATTAATTTTGTGATTGCAGAAGTTTCAACAGCTATATGTTCTTCAGTAAAAATCCTAGTTATTGTGGATTTCAGAATCCATcttgtttaatgtgttttaattaattaatttattttatttaataatttaaatatgtttttggtgCCTGATGATCATTGGTCTGCTTTGCCTTGCCCAGCTGGTTGAGAACCattgacttaaagggttagttcacccaaaaatgaaaaatttgttattaattaccctcatgtcatttcaaaccggtaagacctttgttcatcttctgaacagaaattaagatttttttgatgaaattaccaatttcaaggcccagaaaggtaaagACATGGCTAagacagttcatgtgactgcagtggttcaaccttaaatgttatgaagcaacgagaatactttttgtactcaaaaataaaacaaaaatgtattcaacaatttcttctctttactttttttcaaaaagtattcttgttgcttcataacattaaggttgaaccactgtagtcactgtagtttttattacctttctggaccttgaaattgGTTAGGATGTTGCAGTGTATAGGGAGATCAGAAAGctcttctgaagatgaacgaaggtcttgcgggtttggaacgacatgagggcgagtaataaatgacagaaattagatttttgagtgaactaaccatttaaaagGTGAGCATCAAGAAATGCTACCAAGTATTAATTTCACCATTTTTCATGTGCAAAACCTAAAGTCCTGAAGTCACTTAAATACTACTTCAATATTTATAAACTTGCTTATAAGCAAATGAAAGTAAAGTAAATAGCTCAGTAAGTCACACACATGAACAGCacttaaaatataagtttaagcCTTTGCTCATAATGAGTTCAccaatatttcaaaatatatctATGAAGTAGCAGGGACTAGACTGAAACCCTCGTTTTAGCCAAATTCTAAGACAGCATTGTGAAAAATGCAATCCAAGAATGCAATGAGTtctgtggagaaaaaaaaaaatcctagacAGTGTACTAAGCGAGAGAAATGGTAATGGTTTACTCCCATTCAGTATTTTACCCAATATTTGTGTGTACCCTGTTTACTGTTGCGTTCACGCCGTGTGATAATTACTGCAATTACTAGATGACAACCAGAGACTTTCTATTCTGTGCTGTTCATTTCCTCGGACTCtgaattatgcatttctatggcTATTAACACCAAAATGAATCTTGTAATTTGAGTAATCATCAACAGTCATTATGCAAATGCCTTAATAAAGTTATAGTTTATTTAGCAGGATATTACATAGTTATTCAACTCTGTGACAGCTACAAatactgtatgttttttttttagatcattCTTGCATGTATGATTATCAGTAGTCAATTATAGAAATTattaaacaaatgttttaaaaaaattacttaaCTATTTTACTGCTTGAGTCACTGTCATTTTGAGTGTTTTCACATGATGCTGTAGTGGTCAGGTGGTTGAAGTAATCAGAAAAGTCCTCTATTAGGACGTGAATGCAAGTCAGAATCTTGTAATTATGATAATTCAAACATGGCGTGAACGAAACTTCTGCTTATGtttttagcttagcaacatgctaacacaaCGTTTTTGCATGTCGTCACCTATGTAGAGGGTTCTAAATCGGTCCCTTAGAAATTTAGTCACATGttcttaaagagttagttcacccaaaaattaaaataatgtcatcttattactcaccctcatgtcattctatacccgtaaggccttcgttcatcttcagaacacaaattaagatattttttgatgaaatctgatggctcagtgaggcctgcatagccagcaatgtcactgaacttctcaagatccattaatgtactaaaaacatatttaaatcagttcatgtgagtacagtggttcaatcttaatattataaagcaacgagaaaacgttttgtgcaccaaaaaacaaaaacaaaataatgacttttcaacaatatctcttgatggccgatttcaaaacactgcttcgcaTCTTTTGTTTCAATTCAGTTAtttggatcgcgtgtcaaaatgccaaactgctgaaatcatgtaaCTTTGGAGCTCAGAATCGGCCaattgtcgctttataatattaagattgaaccactgtactcacatgaactgatttaaatatgtttttagtacattaatggatcttgagaagttcagtgacattgctgtctagaggcctcactgagccatcggatttcatcaaagatatcttaatttgtgttctgaagataaatgaaggtcttacaggtgtggaacgacatgagggtgagtaataaatgacaaaattttcattttgggtgaactaaccttttaagaatatgtattttttctgaagaaaatgaaaCAAGCTCCAAGATTGTGCTTACTTCCTAAATATAATAATCTCGTCAAGAAAATAAACTTTTGACCTAAAAAATAATCACAATCTCATAATAATTCGGACAATTCCAACATGGTGTGAACACACATTATGCTTATTAGCTTGtgttgttagcttagcaacatgctaacacaaCACTACTGAAATTGAGTTTTGTGTGAGCTTTAAATGTGCTATTTGTAGTATGCTGCTGCCAATGAAGAGGGTTCTAAATCAGTCATTTAGAAAGTTAGTATGCTGCCTAAGTATGGTGCAAAACAccaggttttggaacagaactTGTATCTCTGATGCTTTTAAAGCCTAGAATTATATGTTTAATAACCACATTTTACGGTCTGCTTCAACAACTATCAATTTTCAAATTAATGGTCAAAACCATGTGTATTATTTCTTCAACCTTGCTACCAGAAACATTTGAAAAACTGGTGaactagagctgcacaattctggTTTAATTGAAaaacacaattattattatttttttttttaaaacagaacACGATTGTCAAcaaacaactaaacaaaataacgtgTAATTCACTAAGGTTctgataaaatgttaatttctgctgtctatttaaaatttttaatctgaacgaatcattttaaaaatcggtttgaatgaatgattcaatgactcataaatacttcatttgtttcattactggttgaatcagcatttttgaacgaatttcttgaattaatgattcaatgccaaatacatttttttaagtcaCTTGACGCCCCCTAGTGGCTTAACGATGTAATCAATACAATCATTAATCGTGCCaggttactttcaaaaggtgatttgctctattttgatcgctaccgcagacatcagtgtttatatccaaattAAAAACTACTATCCTAGCTCTTCTGtgataatatgaatatttgtaaGAGAAATAACAaaactgtgtggttgaaaagactttGTGAAGCCGTTTCTTACCTACACATGATAACTGCTCTGCTGGCTCAGCGACACAGATTTGATTGTTACAGTGTgattgtcaaaggtttaatagacacagaTGAATCGTTCTCACTTAGGAAAGAGATCGCCTGAGTGTTTGAATCAAGATCGATATCTTTTAACAatgaatcgtgcagctctatgGTGAACCTTTCTGCAAGCTTTTTCATTGTCATATATAGCGACTTTGTTCAACAAACCTGTCAAAGCGAACCCTTAACATGCCATGCTTCATGCCCCCCCCATACACACAGAGAACAACAACAAGCTAGGGTGCACAGAAcacataaaaaaagacaaaagagaaagagaaagaaggaCAGCGAAAGAAAGACGAAGAGAAAGACGCACATGGTCAGAGGTCTCTGAAGGCTGTCTACAGAGGCCTCTGGTAATGAGCTGGTCTGTACTGAGCTCAAGCTGGAGTTTTGGAACAGAGCGAAACGTTTTCTTCTGTCCATACCTCGCAAAATCCTGGCCAGCCATACTGGGACCCAGACCTTTGAAAATGAGACACAAATGACCAGTGTGAGCCACGCTGAGCGTCACGCCAACGGAAGAACgatccagaaaaaaaagtgatgcAATGACGCAGGTTTTAATAGACGTCTTACgtcaaaaagaaagagagagagaaggaaaggaaaaagaaaGGGGTGAGTAGatgagagaaataaagagaaTGAAGGAGGAGAGAACCTTCTTCATGGGTTGCAGGCGGGTCACTCTCTTCTTTGAACTCCTCCTTCACGTCATCTTCTGATCCCACTTTACCTGcgcaaagacaaaaaaaaaaatagtttttaacaATCAGTAAAACCAAACAGATCAACTGTGGATGATCTCAACACAGAAACTAAGAGCAGCTCACCTTCTTTGACATCCTGTATGATCTCTTCAGGCAGCACAAAGCTCTTTTCTGAGTTTGGAAACGGGAGTATTTCTGATTCATGCTGcagcaacaaaatgtaatttactgaTTAGCTTTGAGTAGTATTGTAGCAGTAAATGTTATTTAGTCCCATTGGAAAttgcagaaaaaagaaagaaaaaaaaagtttcagttaaaaggtgcaatatgtaagatttctgtccactagaggtcactagaggcctattcaaaacaaaggcgtagcttgatgacggcaagtttgagcccagaatcttgggacatgtggtcttcacatcacagccggtggaaataatcgagataggactcgggaagaaatcatgttcatggatgtgattattaacgttcctgtagtatgaagcagagcaggagcgagtgttgtggagctgaacgaggagctggagcgattgatcaacacacgcctcacgagcagcgggacttttattatgacacagtcgccggcgccgcttccgcttttccggtcatgagtatgaggaaacacagctctgtttatcatattagatacatttgagagtgttgaaaatgatgttataacgttactctgtgcgttcactcggcggctgctgtgagacactgttacacactgcagtaagatagatccattttacaatatcagattaaatattggatggcttgtgttgataaatggcatgcaattaattttaaaatgtattgtatgatggagaaaatgctgtattactgttactaaaaataaagctgcatctgattatgctatgttagctacttcacaaaatactGTGGCTGTTTCTTAATATGCGTTTTTCAGCGATCTTGCGTCCTTGTGTTCTTGCTCTACGTCATCATCAACcgtcaaagttcgttccaatactcaagaacggaggacgcatgaaagtacctggatgtgttcttgatatcaaGGATGCAGCGAATGCAAACTTGAGAGAATCGAAccgttaaaaatcccagaagacgCTGCGGGCAGTCGACATACGGAAGCCTGTaagctttaaaggtgctaaagaggatgttttgttttatacatttttgcaatattacttgaaactgtctttactaactgataaaagactatttattaggtgcactgaaaggaataatattaatatacatcatctgtgcacgaggtagggcctttaaaacatcagccaatcgtttacgcgatcatcgcataaacgattgaccctctggcttgtcaatcactgccattacgtcCCTTgagagagacgtgcgcggctgtgcgctccagtaactgTTACGGTAACTGTAacatgcagtgtttttgtcaggagacaggagtaacaactgcagattatagctgtgtcccaattcagggtcCGCGCACTTCAAAGTGCATGAAAGGGGTGGGGTTTTGGAgtggagggttgccaggtctgcgcaACAAAACCATCCCAAAAGTAGCGCAATCACAGCACAGTGTAAAAGTATCCCAATCCCAGACATGGCAACAATGAGCCGAGCGTCATTACATGGCTATCGGCTGTGTGACAGACAGCTGACAGTTGACGTttatgtgtgcattttaatgtttaGGACTTTTTGTTGGGTTTTGACATCATGACATGTTTCACTGCCGGCGACGACGGGACACTGGACCaaaatatgtatggttaaactatgtaatgttagttttatatcGTTAGCAACTAGTTAACCTTGTTTGctttttatgttaaattatgttacatttatgttaactgtgaaaatatgtatattcatatttatacatttactctgtatttaagtctgaatttaaagtacagtactttaggattttattcaaCTGCACTCCATCTCAGTTGTTGTTTATGATGTTCAACCTAAGTTCTGTTGTAAACAGTTGGACTTTATGTAATGTATAGAACgatgtattttaatgtaaaaatatttaatttacaaaaaattattgtatatgttgtatatgtataatgtttcatataaaattataagttgcataaaagaaataaacaatgaacagaacaattattttatttacagacatgaacatgcataaaaaaattATCGAACAGAAATTATAGTAATTAGAAATTACTCTGGctcatttacaaataaattactttacaaatataatgtatacaacttatgcatttcatttttaacttacatcacaaaaataagctgtacagaAATTAGGCTGTTTCATTGACAAGgtgacatttaaataatactGATATCGATACATTTTAATGTGCCCATTTAATGCACTATTCTGTTCTTGAGAAAAGTGGGGGGAAAGCGGACTTTGAAGTGCGATTCACCGCGCCGCGAGGAGGGCTGACGTAATTCGAGAGCGACTTCAAGTGCACCCTCTCCGTTTCCCAGTGGAATGAAGCACCGATTTCAAGACACTTCGCGGTCTACACTATCCCACAATTCATTGCGCGCCAGTGGCGACAGGAGTTCTGTGTGAATTCACATAAATGCCCCGTGTTCACCAATATCTAAATCAAACTGTAATATCTGGTTTTCATACATACAGTATTTGTCTCTGAGATGGAGTGCAGTTGAATAAAATCCTGAAGTACTGTACTTTAAATTCAGACTTAAATACAGAATAAATGTAgaaatatgaatgtatatattttcacagttaacataaatttaacataatttaatataaaaaagaaaacaaaacaaggtTAACTATTGCGAATgatataaaactaacattacatagtttaaccatacatattttGGTCCAGTGTACTGTCGTCGCCGGCAGTGAAGCATGTCAAAACCCAATAGAAAgtcaaaaaactttaaaatgcacacataaACGTCAACGGTCAGCTGTCTGTCACACAGCCGATAGCCATGTAGCGACGCTCGGCTCATTGTTGCCATGTCTGGGATTGGATACTTATACACTTGTGCTGTGATTACACTACTTTTGGGATGGTTTTGTtgcgcagacctggcaaccctccactccaaaaccccacccctttcatgcacttcgaagtgcacggaccctgaattgggacacagctaacgagttacctgcggtgagtccgacataatgaatccactaacacgagacagagaatgccggtggtaaacactcgtgttccaatactcgtgcacgagttttgggaggcgttccctcaaaatgagctgtgaaggaggggggttgttctttaaatgcactcatttaaaaaactcactgacagtctttggtttctcagtcgacgaaaagatcctctttagcacctttaaagttctCGTTCTCACTTATGAGATTCCCTACAAGCTCGCAAATACGTGACGGCTCGTGAAAGTAAActgtttgttttgcttaattttaataaagtgataacctgaagaaagcctgTAGTATTTTATTGGGCTATAAATAAGAATCTTAACATTGATAAAGCATGTAACACAAaggctactcattttcataaatatatataaaattatatgaaaacaatgtctataataatatgaaataaatcttttaataggttatgacatttgtttgtgatgatatgttgtatttattgtgcattagccacttataatatgctgggatggtcagttgagcaacaagatcgcagcacatctcaattctcaagTCCTTCCGAGTTCGTTCTTTCAAGGTCGCCTGGCAAGACCGGACTCCACGAGAACGCAAGTCCGTTCTCTGCgttcttggaattgagaaacagcccGTTTTTCCtttgaggcatggtaaagcatggtactcacaataaaaaaaataaaaaaaaaatcaagaaaattagatttaaacattaagactaaatgtgttcagctatataacaataattagttttctataaatatatcaaaacagatgttcccttgtctattaaaacatgtaatatattaaagcgtctttggtgtttccatggtttcaacaaaataaaaccagagaCCGAGGGTAAAATtgcactggcctagtggtttttggatattttaccacaaaaatcttacatattgcacctttaactataATAAACCTGGGTCCTTCACAATATTAGGATCAGAATGTCCAAGGCCActggattattttatttacaactgtCCTTCTAGAAAACatatttttctaattttatCATCAACATAACCATGAGAAGTTGAATTGAACGATGTATTTGAACATCTGACTGTGTCACAAATGTGTTTACTTGATTAGTTACCTAAAAATAGCGCAGAATCTTAAATATTAGTTATATGTTTTACATTATAACCTTTCATTGTTTTAAAAACCCAACAACTTTAATTATTTCCAGGTTTTGGAGAGATTATTACTTCCACGTTTTggaaataatgtaatatttccattttgaatCCCAGATTTTGACTTTTGGATACCACATATAATATATCACATTatattatgatgatgatgatgtctaTTGCATGCAATGAATGAATCTCATAAAATAGTTGTCTTACCAGCGCTTGCATGTCATACATGGTGCTCAGGTGATCCCAGATGACTTTAGACGACACCTGCCTGCCGATGTTCTGACTGAACTTATCCCGAATGCAGATCATGTGGAAATGACGATTCACTCCTGGAGATGTGAAACAGTTTCACAAGAGACACTCTCCTTACAGCACAGAAAACACCTTTGTGTTGATGTAGATTAGCCTAGCCATAATGCTATCATGCTAGTTAGCAGCCGCGCTAACGTTTGCTAACATGTCAACAGATGTAAGCTAGTCTACTGCCTCCGTAAacacaatattattaatttcataAAATAGTCCAACTCAATAATActctaaaataataaaaccgTCGATTACATGTAATCGTTATATTAAAATGGTCTTAATTAGCGACTGGACTGGATAAAGATCACTAAAACGCTTAGATAAACTCTAAAATGCTTTATCAGTATTTTAAAATCTGACTGttgttatgaaataaatgcattattGATTTTACATCTTTAAAAGGCGAAAAGGAGCACATGGTCCTTATTTATGATGTTAAGTTACATCGTTTCACGTGTAAAGTCTATACACGGAGATCAGGCCTAGTCACATCACTCAAAAGATGAATTCATCTTACCTACGGGTTTATGACCCAGCATGGCGTGAAAAAGACACACTTCTACTTCTTGACTCCATACTATCGATTCCTCGGCGGTACAGATACCGGTTTCTGCTTGTTTTTCGTCGGATGGCACAGTCTCGGCTTCCCCCATGTTTCTGCACTGACACAGTCACAGATGAGATGTTCCCTCACTGCTGCAGCTCTATCACAACCATCACATAATAACGCGGATTAATGTAGACTTAGTGTGTGCTTTCATTAAGTGTCCACCTATCTATTTAtgtatatgcacacacacaatttaatgcaatgcatattttattgtttaataaacgATACAAAATACACTGCATAATTTCAAGGTATGcacttttatttctttatatatatacaaaagtaATATGAAGCTCTAGGATTAGCAGTTAATTTGAAGGTGAATTTAGGCTTCACCTGTTCTTAAATGTTTTCAATAAACAATCAGGAGTCAGTTTGTgccatgttttatttaaaggggccctggaatatttttttcccaagatgtaatataaatctaaggcgtcccctgaatgtgtctgtgaagtttcagcttaaaataccccatagatttttttaattaagttttttaactgcctattttggggcatcattataaatgcgccgattcaacgcgcgtcccctttaaatgcttgcactccccgcccccaagctcaagactctataatacattgcataaacaaagttcacatagctaatataaccctcaaaatggatctttacaaagtgttcgtcatgcatgcactggatcatgtgagtatagtatttatttggatattaacatttgattctgaatgagtttgatagtgctccgtggctaaagctaacattacacactgttggagagatttataaagaatgaagttgtgtttatgaattatacagactgcaagtgtttaaaaatgaaaatagcaacggctcttgtctctgtgaatacagtaagaaacaatggtaactttaaccacatttaacagtacattagcaacatgctaacgaaacatttagaaagataattcacaaatatcactaaaaatatcatgatatcatggttcatgtcagttattattgctccatctgccatttttcgctgttgttcttacttgcttacctgcataaagtctgttgattctggctgtgctgctccagatgtTAATtctggcttgtgtaatgccacatgggctggtatatgcaaatattggggtcatacatattaatgatcctgactgttgcataacagtcggtgttatgttgagattcgcgtGTTCTTCataggtcttttaaacaaatgagatttacataaggaggaggaaacaatggtgtttgagactcactgtatgtcatttccatgtactgaactcttgttattcaactatgctgaggtaaattcaattttcaattctagggcacctttaaagaacaGGTATCTAGCAAGTCTGATCTTCACAACGTGTTTGGAGTGTTGGAGATTTCACATGAGTTGTTGTTGCTCATCAGACTGGAAAAGGTTATAAAACCATCTCTA encodes the following:
- the mrgbp gene encoding MRG/MORF4L-binding protein isoform X1; translation: MGEAETVPSDEKQAETGICTAEESIVWSQEVEVCLFHAMLGHKPVGVNRHFHMICIRDKFSQNIGRQVSSKVIWDHLSTMYDMQALHESEILPFPNSEKSFVLPEEIIQDVKEGKVGSEDDVKEEFKEESDPPATHEEGSNSSVKMSERSGSGREKERERAERGGSGETGSGSKESAGEKRKRSRAVEKVMNSSNPSSPGGAKRRRT
- the mrgbp gene encoding MRG/MORF4L-binding protein isoform X2, with the translated sequence MGEAETVPSDEKQAETGICTAEESIVWSQEVEVCLFHAMLGHKPVGVNRHFHMICIRDKFSQNIGRQVSSKVIWDHLSTMYDMQALHESEILPFPNSEKSFVLPEEIIQDVKEGKVGSEDDVKEEFKEESDPPATHEEGLGPSMAGQDFARYGQKKTFRSVPKLQLELSTDQLITRGLCRQPSETSDHAAIPP